The following proteins are co-located in the Microbacterium immunditiarum genome:
- a CDS encoding FAD-dependent oxidoreductase, with protein MTTSTIHLPAAEVPVIGEYDVVIVGGGPAGLLAATAASRAGRSTLLIERYGFLGGAGTMGGLSTFCGLHANVHGEHRLVVHGYADELYDRLTTLDGLNKPHLSVEDRIQAVAFDISAYKIAADELVVSGGGEILFHATAVDVVLKDESTIDAVVIESKSGRAAIRGRFFIDGSGDADIAAWAGVPYERAEHLLYPSLMFRINGVDYEKAGPAWKTIRRMMEEAEEAGTHHFPRKKPIVRPQINPLEWRSNLTQLSNEDGSAIDGTDVHQLTRGELQGRQQVKDTFAFIRDNTPGFEDSYVVDIAPQIGIRETRRIVGEYQLTEDDVLDCVDFEDTIGVNGWMVEAHVAGDVEFRFPRAEDSRGFNQLPYRMLVPQKVGNLLVAGRCASMTQLGQSSGRVTGPCFVMGHAAGTAADLALAAGVTARDVDVPELQRRLVAEGAYLGTDIPADVLAAR; from the coding sequence ATGACCACCTCGACCATCCACCTGCCCGCCGCCGAGGTCCCCGTCATCGGCGAGTACGACGTCGTGATCGTCGGGGGCGGTCCCGCGGGCCTGCTCGCCGCGACCGCGGCGTCGCGCGCCGGGCGGTCGACGCTGCTGATCGAGCGATACGGATTCCTCGGCGGAGCCGGCACGATGGGCGGCCTCAGCACGTTCTGCGGGCTGCACGCGAACGTCCACGGCGAGCACCGCCTGGTCGTGCACGGCTACGCCGACGAGCTGTACGACCGGCTGACGACGCTGGACGGCCTGAACAAGCCGCACCTGTCGGTCGAGGACCGCATCCAGGCCGTCGCGTTCGACATCTCCGCCTACAAGATCGCCGCCGACGAGCTCGTCGTCTCAGGCGGCGGCGAGATCCTGTTCCATGCGACCGCGGTCGACGTCGTCCTGAAGGACGAGTCCACGATCGACGCCGTCGTCATCGAGTCCAAGTCGGGGCGCGCGGCCATCCGCGGGCGCTTCTTCATCGACGGATCGGGCGACGCGGACATCGCCGCGTGGGCGGGCGTGCCGTACGAGCGCGCCGAGCACCTGCTCTACCCGTCGCTCATGTTCCGCATCAACGGCGTCGACTACGAGAAGGCCGGCCCGGCGTGGAAGACCATCCGCCGCATGATGGAGGAGGCGGAGGAAGCGGGCACCCACCACTTCCCGCGCAAGAAGCCCATCGTTCGCCCGCAGATCAACCCCCTCGAGTGGCGCTCGAACCTCACGCAGCTCAGCAACGAGGACGGCTCGGCGATCGACGGAACCGACGTTCACCAGCTCACGCGCGGCGAGCTGCAGGGCCGTCAGCAGGTGAAGGACACGTTCGCGTTCATCCGCGACAACACCCCGGGCTTCGAGGACTCGTACGTCGTCGACATCGCGCCGCAGATCGGCATCCGCGAGACGCGCCGCATCGTGGGCGAGTACCAGCTCACCGAGGACGACGTGCTCGACTGCGTCGACTTCGAGGACACGATCGGCGTCAACGGCTGGATGGTCGAGGCGCACGTCGCGGGCGATGTGGAGTTCCGCTTCCCGCGCGCGGAGGACTCGCGCGGGTTCAACCAGCTCCCCTACCGCATGCTCGTGCCGCAGAAGGTCGGCAACCTGCTCGTGGCGGGGCGCTGCGCCTCGATGACGCAGCTCGGCCAGTCGTCGGGCCGCGTGACGGGTCCGTGCTTCGTGATGGGCCACGCGGCGGGCACCGCCGCCGACCTGGCCCTCGCGGCGGGCGTCACGGCGCGCGATGTCGACGTGCCCGAGCTGCAGCGGCGCCTCGTGGCCGAGGGCGCGTACCTCGGCACGGACATCCCGGCGGATGTCCTCGCGGCGCGCTGA
- a CDS encoding dihydroxy-acid dehydratase, whose translation MPDLRSNLPPTSALGIARRAQWRSLGIPASDLSKPKVAIVNTSSELAACYAHLDEIADALKDELRQLGVLPFEIRTTAPSDFVTSAGRAGRYILPSRDLIVDDIEAAVEGAKLDAMICLSSCDKTTPGHLMAAGRLNIPTVIVPCGYQHSGLAEGREADVEEVFLLAAMAAVTGEPTDDLEELADDAILGPGVCAGLATANSMHIVAEALGMAVPGAAPVRANSERMWDSARRSAAALVDLIERDVRPRDIITDGSVRNAVRAMLAVGGSINTIKHLQAIAVETGLDIDVWEEFRVLGRDTPLLASVRPNGPWLTEQFEDAGGGATVLRELLPLLDGDQVTVAGGTVAERADAARPADSEIIRPLSNPFGTDPAIAVVRGTLAPGGAVAKRPVPDPGPRRFTGPARVFANREEAIEGISNGRLREGDVAVIRGIGVSGAPGMGLTSAFIFALHARGLAQSVALVTDGQFSGLVNQGMTVGEVSPEAAAPGAPLGLVQDDDIIDIDLETGRLDLHVDPAELAARPPYLAPADRDTGGGMLDQYEQLVQPLGCGAVLCPRTAGPCQKTAVGASAVSTTSENA comes from the coding sequence ATGCCCGACCTGCGCAGCAACCTCCCCCCGACTTCCGCACTCGGGATCGCGCGGCGCGCGCAATGGCGGTCGCTGGGGATCCCGGCATCCGATCTGTCCAAGCCCAAGGTCGCGATCGTCAACACGTCGTCCGAGCTCGCCGCGTGCTACGCGCACCTCGACGAGATCGCCGACGCGCTGAAGGACGAGCTGCGTCAGCTCGGCGTGCTGCCGTTCGAGATCCGCACGACCGCGCCGAGCGACTTCGTCACGAGCGCCGGCCGCGCGGGGCGCTACATCCTCCCGAGCCGCGACCTCATCGTCGACGACATCGAGGCGGCGGTAGAGGGCGCGAAGCTCGACGCGATGATCTGCCTCAGCTCGTGCGACAAGACCACGCCCGGGCACCTCATGGCGGCGGGGCGGCTCAACATCCCGACCGTCATCGTGCCGTGCGGCTACCAGCACTCGGGCCTCGCCGAGGGACGAGAGGCCGACGTCGAGGAGGTCTTCCTGCTCGCGGCGATGGCCGCGGTGACGGGTGAGCCGACCGACGATCTCGAGGAGCTCGCCGACGACGCGATCCTGGGCCCGGGCGTGTGCGCCGGACTCGCGACCGCCAACTCGATGCACATCGTCGCCGAGGCGCTCGGCATGGCGGTGCCCGGCGCCGCCCCCGTCCGCGCGAACAGCGAGCGCATGTGGGACTCGGCGCGCCGCTCGGCCGCAGCCCTCGTCGACCTCATCGAGCGCGACGTGCGTCCGCGCGACATCATCACCGACGGGTCGGTGCGCAACGCCGTCCGAGCGATGCTCGCGGTCGGCGGCTCGATCAACACCATCAAGCACCTGCAGGCGATCGCGGTCGAGACCGGGCTCGACATCGACGTGTGGGAGGAGTTCCGCGTCCTCGGCCGCGACACGCCCCTGCTCGCGTCAGTGCGCCCGAACGGCCCGTGGCTCACCGAGCAGTTCGAGGACGCCGGCGGCGGCGCGACGGTGCTGCGCGAGCTCCTGCCGCTGCTCGACGGCGATCAGGTCACGGTCGCGGGCGGGACGGTGGCCGAACGGGCGGATGCCGCGCGCCCCGCCGACAGCGAGATCATCCGTCCCCTCTCGAACCCGTTCGGCACCGACCCGGCGATCGCCGTCGTGCGCGGCACGCTCGCCCCGGGCGGCGCGGTCGCCAAGCGCCCCGTCCCCGATCCCGGACCGCGCCGGTTCACGGGACCCGCGCGCGTCTTCGCGAACCGCGAGGAGGCGATCGAGGGCATCTCGAACGGGCGCCTGCGCGAGGGCGACGTCGCGGTCATCCGCGGCATCGGCGTCTCTGGCGCACCGGGCATGGGCCTCACGAGCGCGTTCATCTTCGCGCTCCACGCACGCGGACTCGCGCAGTCCGTCGCGCTCGTGACCGACGGCCAGTTCTCCGGACTCGTGAACCAGGGCATGACGGTGGGCGAGGTCTCGCCGGAAGCGGCCGCCCCGGGAGCTCCGCTCGGCCTCGTGCAGGACGACGACATCATCGACATCGACCTCGAGACCGGCCGCCTCGACCTGCACGTCGACCCGGCCGAGCTCGCCGCACGCCCGCCCTACCTCGCACCCGCCGACCGCGACACGGGCGGCGGGATGCTCGACCAGTACGAGCAGCTCGTCCAGCCGCTGGGCTGCGGTGCGGTGCTGTGCCCCCGCACGGCCGGACCCTGCCAGAAGACCGCGGTGGGAGCATCCGCCGTCTCGACAACCTCGGAGAACGCATGA
- a CDS encoding multidrug effflux MFS transporter, with product MGRRARRTTATDATTPVLTTGLLSVLGLLMTVNPITSNIYLPGLSQMAADLGTTIAGAQFALTGFLLGVAAGQLIVGALADSLGRRPVLMLGLSVLTGASVLVAVAPTIELLIAGRVLQGLGSSAAVVVARAVVSDTARGRQAAASYSVLMGMLAVGPLVGPLLGSALMQLGGWRTTFVGLIVISAAYLVMAVFAVPETLAPGDRTPVRIGRLLGNYGRLLRDPGYTGNALSMAIAFGALSTHVSASSFIAQDVLDTDEWGFSFLYMCYAGAVLVGSSLNAPLSARFGPRRMLVVCQAVAIASTAAMVWFAIVGPFTVTTFLATIVPACAAGSAILANATTLTLARAAFAAGSGAALMGCTQFLVGSLVSPLGGVLGPHTAAPMAVVMLACFALSVVAGALGLWGERRGDVVVASEDARTHPEERG from the coding sequence ATGGGCCGACGAGCGCGTCGCACCACCGCAACGGATGCCACCACCCCCGTCCTGACGACGGGGCTGCTCAGCGTGCTCGGCCTGCTCATGACCGTCAACCCGATCACGTCGAACATCTACCTGCCCGGTCTCAGCCAGATGGCGGCCGATCTCGGCACGACGATCGCGGGCGCGCAGTTCGCCCTCACGGGGTTCCTCCTCGGCGTCGCGGCAGGCCAGCTCATCGTCGGGGCGCTCGCCGACAGCCTCGGTCGCCGCCCGGTCCTCATGCTCGGGCTGAGCGTGCTCACCGGTGCGAGCGTGCTCGTCGCCGTCGCGCCCACGATCGAGCTGCTCATCGCGGGGCGGGTGCTGCAGGGGCTCGGGTCCTCGGCCGCGGTCGTGGTCGCGCGGGCCGTCGTCTCGGACACCGCCCGCGGGCGGCAGGCGGCCGCGTCGTACAGCGTGCTCATGGGGATGCTCGCGGTGGGACCGCTCGTCGGACCGCTGCTCGGCAGCGCGCTCATGCAGCTCGGCGGATGGCGCACGACGTTCGTCGGGCTCATCGTCATCAGCGCCGCGTACCTCGTCATGGCGGTGTTCGCCGTGCCCGAGACGCTCGCTCCCGGCGACCGCACGCCCGTGCGGATCGGGCGGCTCCTCGGCAACTACGGCCGCCTGCTGCGCGACCCCGGCTACACCGGCAACGCGCTCTCGATGGCCATCGCGTTCGGAGCGCTGTCGACCCACGTGAGCGCGTCGTCGTTCATCGCCCAGGACGTCCTCGACACGGACGAGTGGGGCTTCTCGTTCCTCTACATGTGCTACGCGGGCGCGGTGCTCGTCGGCAGCAGCCTCAACGCGCCGCTGTCCGCGCGCTTCGGCCCGCGACGCATGCTCGTCGTGTGTCAGGCCGTCGCGATCGCGTCGACCGCCGCGATGGTCTGGTTCGCCATCGTCGGGCCGTTCACGGTCACGACCTTCCTCGCGACGATCGTGCCCGCGTGCGCCGCGGGCTCCGCGATCCTGGCCAACGCCACGACCCTCACGCTCGCGCGGGCGGCCTTCGCCGCCGGATCCGGTGCGGCCCTCATGGGCTGCACGCAGTTTCTCGTCGGCTCCCTCGTCTCGCCGCTGGGCGGTGTGCTCGGTCCGCACACCGCCGCCCCCATGGCCGTCGTCATGCTCGCGTGCTTCGCGCTGAGCGTCGTCGCCGGAGCCCTCGGCCTGTGGGGCGAGAGGCGCGGCGACGTCGTCGTGGCGAGTGAGGACGCCCGCACCCACCCCGAAGAGAGAGGCTGA
- a CDS encoding putative quinol monooxygenase, giving the protein MAHVAIVEFHIVPEKLEEARAVFADMLRTSREYDGCERLDWLVDRDDPASWTLYEEWSSWEAEQAYRDFRAGEGAVPELKDVMAGPPRLVRLETIRF; this is encoded by the coding sequence ATGGCACACGTCGCGATCGTGGAGTTCCACATCGTCCCGGAGAAGCTCGAGGAGGCCAGGGCCGTCTTCGCCGACATGCTCCGGACGTCGAGGGAGTACGACGGCTGCGAGCGGCTCGACTGGCTCGTGGACCGCGACGACCCGGCGAGCTGGACGCTGTACGAGGAGTGGTCGTCGTGGGAGGCCGAGCAGGCGTACCGCGACTTCCGCGCCGGCGAGGGCGCTGTTCCCGAGCTCAAGGACGTGATGGCGGGTCCTCCGCGCCTCGTGCGTCTCGAGACGATCCGGTTCTGA
- a CDS encoding thiamine pyrophosphate-binding protein → MGQTITVAEAVGRTIAKLGAAHIFGVIGSGNFHVTNAMIDAGVPFTATRHEMGAATMADAYTRTSGRFAVVSLHQGCGLTNALTGIAEAAKCHTPMLVVSGDTAAGDITSNFHIDQDAAVAAVGATPARIHSAATAVADAASAVRTALLERETVVLSLPVDVQEELVVFDDDAVPAVPDVLRPGASPESLARLVDLLANAQRPVVVGGRGAWGAKRELRRLAAASGALLVTSAAGRGLFVDDEWALDIMGGFATEGAADLISSADVIAVFGAALNKWTTRDGTLLRSATVVQVDDRPSAIGLHRHVDVAVLGDSAAVADAAADAIEAKAPGKIGCRTPEIAERVRSSRYWKDQPFDSRSDGERIDAQELTNALDAILPIERIVVPDGGNVNCYPGAHLRVPDERGYCIPLSFQAIGMGLAAGIGAGVAQPDRIPVVGTGDGAFMMSLVELDTAVRLSLGMVVIVYNDDAYGAEVNLFDPYTDKLDLVRFPETDIAAIAAGYGCHGLTVRALDDLDGVPAWLDGPRDRPLVIDAKIVKGRSWLMARRHAQPAAEGEPVRIRH, encoded by the coding sequence ATGGGTCAGACGATCACGGTGGCGGAGGCGGTCGGACGCACGATCGCGAAGCTCGGAGCGGCGCACATCTTCGGGGTCATCGGCAGCGGCAACTTCCACGTGACGAACGCGATGATCGACGCGGGCGTGCCCTTCACCGCGACGCGGCACGAGATGGGTGCCGCCACGATGGCCGACGCCTACACACGCACGTCGGGCCGCTTCGCCGTCGTGTCGCTGCACCAGGGGTGCGGCCTGACCAACGCGCTCACCGGCATCGCCGAGGCTGCGAAGTGCCACACCCCGATGCTCGTCGTGTCGGGCGACACCGCCGCGGGCGACATCACCTCGAACTTCCACATCGACCAGGACGCCGCCGTCGCGGCGGTCGGAGCGACGCCCGCACGCATCCACAGTGCGGCCACTGCCGTGGCGGATGCGGCATCCGCCGTGCGCACCGCACTGCTCGAGCGCGAGACGGTCGTGCTCTCGCTTCCCGTCGATGTCCAGGAGGAGCTCGTCGTGTTCGACGACGACGCGGTCCCGGCGGTGCCCGACGTGCTCCGGCCCGGCGCCTCGCCGGAGTCGCTCGCACGGCTCGTCGATCTGCTCGCGAACGCACAGCGCCCGGTCGTCGTCGGAGGACGCGGCGCGTGGGGCGCGAAGCGCGAGCTGCGGCGGCTGGCCGCGGCATCCGGCGCCCTCCTCGTCACGTCCGCCGCCGGACGCGGGCTCTTCGTCGACGACGAGTGGGCGCTCGACATCATGGGCGGCTTCGCGACCGAGGGCGCCGCCGACCTCATCTCGTCGGCAGACGTCATCGCGGTGTTCGGCGCGGCGCTCAACAAGTGGACGACGCGCGACGGCACGCTGCTGCGGTCGGCGACCGTCGTGCAGGTCGACGACCGGCCGTCCGCGATCGGGTTGCACCGACACGTCGACGTCGCGGTCCTCGGCGACTCCGCGGCGGTCGCGGATGCCGCGGCCGACGCGATCGAGGCGAAGGCGCCGGGCAAGATCGGCTGCCGCACGCCCGAGATCGCCGAGCGCGTGCGGTCCTCGAGGTACTGGAAGGATCAGCCCTTCGACTCCCGCTCCGACGGCGAGCGCATCGACGCGCAGGAGCTCACCAACGCCCTCGACGCGATCCTCCCGATCGAGCGGATCGTCGTGCCCGACGGTGGAAACGTCAACTGCTACCCGGGCGCGCATCTGCGCGTGCCGGACGAGCGCGGATACTGCATCCCGCTGTCGTTCCAGGCGATCGGCATGGGCCTGGCGGCCGGGATCGGTGCCGGCGTCGCGCAGCCCGACCGCATCCCGGTCGTCGGCACGGGCGACGGCGCGTTCATGATGTCGCTCGTCGAGCTCGACACCGCCGTGCGCCTGAGCCTCGGCATGGTCGTCATCGTCTACAACGACGATGCGTACGGCGCCGAGGTGAACCTCTTCGACCCGTACACCGACAAGCTCGACCTCGTGCGGTTCCCCGAGACCGACATCGCCGCCATTGCGGCCGGATACGGATGCCACGGCCTGACCGTGCGCGCGCTCGACGACCTCGACGGGGTGCCGGCCTGGCTCGACGGCCCGCGCGATCGTCCGCTCGTCATCGACGCGAAGATCGTGAAGGGCCGCTCGTGGCTCATGGCCCGCCGCCACGCCCAGCCCGCCGCGGAGGGCGAGCCCGTGCGCATCCGGCATTGA
- a CDS encoding molybdopterin-dependent oxidoreductase has protein sequence MTRAPRGRWLAAAAAGAASAVLAAGVGELAAALIAPESSPFAVIGGALIDLAPPWAKDAAISLFGTGDKVALLTGIAIVLLIVAAAAGVLEARFPPWGLVVIGACGVAGAVVSMTRAGAGPISWVPSAAAGIVGVVALRLLVGLLGRGAATATVAATVPVAAAGAAGDETDAPPAPAPAASATDSRVERRRFFAWTGGVAAAGVLALVAANLARTGTRVVTTVRDALRLPAPTGVPAEIPPGADLRIPGLAPVITPNDRFYRIDTALIVPQVDPADWSLRIRGMVDRELTLTWGDLLELPMHESATTLACVSNEVGGELIGNAVWLGYPIRELLSRAGPHADADMVLSRSIDGFTASTPLEALTDDRDAILAIGMNGEPLPVEHGFPVRMVVPGLYGYVSATKWVVELTVTRFDLERAYWTDRGWSERGPIKLQSRIDVPPRGQGLKAGDTVIAGVAWQQHVGVAGVEVQIDEGPWEQATLAPAISDDTWVQWSLPWTADIGGHVIRCRAISTTGEVQTSEHAPPAPDGATGWHERFVEVFE, from the coding sequence GTGACGAGGGCTCCGCGTGGGCGGTGGCTGGCCGCTGCGGCGGCGGGTGCGGCATCCGCCGTGCTCGCGGCGGGTGTGGGCGAGCTCGCAGCGGCGCTCATCGCACCCGAGTCGAGCCCGTTCGCCGTGATCGGCGGCGCGCTCATCGACCTCGCCCCGCCGTGGGCGAAGGACGCGGCGATCAGCCTCTTCGGCACGGGCGACAAGGTCGCACTGCTCACCGGCATCGCGATCGTGCTGCTCATCGTCGCCGCCGCGGCGGGCGTGCTCGAGGCGCGCTTCCCGCCGTGGGGCCTCGTGGTCATCGGCGCCTGCGGCGTCGCGGGTGCTGTCGTGTCGATGACCCGCGCGGGCGCGGGTCCGATCTCGTGGGTGCCGTCGGCGGCGGCCGGCATCGTCGGCGTCGTCGCGCTCCGGCTGCTCGTAGGTCTGCTGGGCCGGGGCGCGGCGACGGCGACGGTGGCGGCGACCGTACCGGTCGCGGCGGCGGGCGCGGCAGGAGACGAGACGGATGCTCCGCCCGCACCCGCGCCCGCAGCATCCGCCACCGACTCCCGCGTCGAGCGCCGCAGGTTCTTCGCGTGGACCGGCGGCGTCGCGGCGGCGGGAGTGCTCGCGCTCGTCGCGGCGAACCTCGCCCGCACGGGAACGCGGGTCGTCACGACCGTGCGCGACGCGCTGCGGCTGCCCGCGCCCACCGGGGTGCCGGCCGAGATCCCGCCTGGCGCGGACCTCCGGATCCCGGGCCTCGCACCCGTCATCACGCCGAACGACCGGTTCTACCGCATCGACACGGCGCTCATCGTGCCGCAGGTGGATCCGGCCGACTGGAGCCTCCGCATCCGCGGAATGGTCGACCGAGAGCTGACGCTCACGTGGGGCGACCTTCTCGAGCTCCCGATGCACGAGAGCGCGACGACGCTCGCGTGCGTGTCGAACGAGGTCGGCGGCGAGCTCATCGGCAACGCCGTGTGGCTCGGATACCCGATCCGCGAGCTGCTGTCGCGCGCGGGCCCGCATGCCGACGCCGACATGGTGCTGTCGCGGTCGATCGACGGGTTCACGGCGTCCACGCCGCTCGAGGCGCTCACCGACGACCGCGACGCGATCCTCGCCATCGGCATGAACGGTGAGCCGCTGCCGGTCGAGCACGGATTCCCCGTGCGCATGGTGGTGCCGGGGCTGTACGGGTACGTGTCGGCGACGAAGTGGGTCGTCGAGCTCACCGTGACGCGCTTCGACCTCGAGCGGGCGTACTGGACCGATCGCGGGTGGTCGGAGCGCGGCCCCATCAAGCTGCAGTCCCGGATCGACGTGCCGCCTCGGGGCCAGGGTCTCAAGGCCGGCGACACCGTCATCGCGGGCGTCGCGTGGCAGCAGCACGTCGGCGTCGCGGGGGTCGAGGTGCAGATCGACGAGGGCCCGTGGGAGCAGGCGACCCTCGCGCCCGCGATCTCGGACGACACGTGGGTGCAGTGGAGTCTCCCCTGGACGGCCGACATCGGCGGGCACGTCATCCGCTGCCGAGCGATCAGCACGACGGGCGAAGTGCAGACGTCGGAGCACGCGCCGCCCGCGCCCGACGGCGCGACGGGATGGCACGAGCGGTTCGTCGAGGTCTTCGAGTAG
- a CDS encoding circularly permuted type 2 ATP-grasp protein: MGDLFDGYGSTLAPRKTAAGLPPFDEMFGEPAHSGAPAPTRDAYRELYQTLAQMTQEELRGRTDSLASSYLAQGVTFDFAGEERPFPLDAVPRIITFDEWSRVEAGVQQRVRALEAFLDDAYGHQHCVRDGVLPARLIASSQYFYRQAAGIRSANGVRIQVAGIDLIRDEHGELRVLEDNVRVPSGVSYVISNRRVMAQTLPELFVSMRVRPVGEYPNRLLAALRASAPAGIEDPNVVVLTPGVYNSAYYEHTLLARLMGVELVEGRDLLCVGGKVFMRTTRGPKRVDVIYRRVDDDFLDPLQFRADSMLGAPGLMLAARLGNVTIANAVGNGVADDKLVYTYVPDLIRYYLAEEPILKNVDTWRLEEPEALEEVLDRLDELVVKPVDGSGGKGLVVGPDASPAELAKLKERLVDDPRGWIAQPVVMLSTIPTLVEDGMRPRHADLRPFAVNDGDEVWVLPGGLTRVALPEGQLVVNSSQGGGSKDTWVIGGSAPARREYGHSPHSGPAEIVADQAAPTTPIAIVYDGQPEPAHSPHDRPRSRLEQQEQQQQVRAVADPTAAEIARMTTDAGIRSSSAQSGQGREGAEGSDRC, encoded by the coding sequence GTGGGTGATCTCTTCGACGGATACGGCTCGACTCTCGCGCCGCGCAAGACGGCGGCCGGGCTGCCTCCGTTCGACGAGATGTTCGGCGAGCCGGCCCATTCCGGCGCGCCCGCGCCGACCCGCGACGCGTACCGCGAGCTCTACCAGACGCTCGCCCAGATGACGCAGGAAGAGCTGCGCGGGCGCACCGATTCCCTCGCCAGTTCGTACCTCGCGCAGGGCGTGACGTTCGACTTCGCGGGCGAGGAGCGGCCGTTCCCGCTCGACGCGGTGCCGCGCATCATCACGTTCGACGAGTGGTCCCGTGTCGAGGCCGGGGTGCAGCAGCGCGTCCGCGCGCTCGAGGCGTTCCTCGACGACGCGTACGGCCACCAGCACTGCGTGCGCGACGGCGTACTCCCCGCACGGCTCATCGCGTCGTCGCAGTACTTCTACCGTCAGGCGGCCGGCATCCGCAGCGCGAACGGCGTGCGCATCCAGGTCGCCGGCATCGACCTCATCCGCGACGAGCACGGCGAGCTGCGCGTGCTCGAAGACAACGTGCGCGTGCCGTCGGGCGTGAGCTACGTCATCTCGAACCGGCGTGTCATGGCCCAGACGCTTCCCGAGCTGTTCGTGTCGATGCGCGTGCGTCCGGTCGGCGAGTACCCCAACCGGCTGCTGGCGGCGCTGCGTGCGTCGGCACCCGCGGGCATCGAGGACCCGAACGTCGTCGTGCTGACGCCGGGCGTCTACAACTCCGCGTACTACGAGCACACGCTGCTGGCGCGACTGATGGGTGTGGAGCTCGTCGAGGGGCGCGACCTGCTGTGCGTCGGCGGCAAGGTCTTCATGCGCACGACGCGCGGTCCGAAGCGCGTGGATGTCATCTACCGCCGGGTCGACGACGACTTCCTCGATCCGCTGCAGTTCCGCGCCGACTCGATGCTCGGGGCGCCGGGCCTCATGCTCGCCGCGCGCCTGGGCAACGTCACGATCGCGAACGCGGTGGGCAACGGCGTCGCCGACGACAAGCTCGTCTACACGTACGTCCCCGATCTCATCCGCTACTACCTCGCCGAGGAGCCCATCCTCAAGAACGTCGACACATGGCGGCTCGAGGAGCCCGAAGCGCTCGAGGAGGTGCTCGACCGCCTCGACGAGCTCGTGGTGAAGCCGGTCGACGGCTCGGGCGGCAAGGGGCTCGTCGTCGGACCGGATGCCTCGCCCGCCGAGCTCGCGAAGCTCAAGGAGCGCCTCGTCGACGACCCCCGCGGCTGGATCGCGCAGCCGGTCGTGATGCTCTCGACGATCCCGACGCTTGTGGAGGACGGCATGCGCCCGCGCCACGCCGACCTGCGGCCCTTCGCGGTGAACGACGGCGACGAGGTGTGGGTGCTGCCCGGAGGGCTCACCCGCGTCGCGCTGCCCGAAGGCCAGCTCGTCGTCAACTCGAGCCAGGGCGGCGGATCGAAGGACACGTGGGTCATCGGCGGCTCTGCCCCCGCGCGTCGCGAGTACGGGCACAGCCCGCACAGCGGCCCGGCCGAGATCGTCGCCGACCAGGCCGCGCCGACCACGCCGATCGCGATCGTCTACGACGGGCAGCCTGAGCCGGCGCACTCGCCACACGACCGCCCGCGCTCGCGCCTCGAGCAGCAGGAACAGCAGCAGCAGGTGCGTGCTGTCGCTGACCCCACCGCCGCCGAAATCGCACGAATGACCACGGATGCCGGCATCCGATCGTCATCCGCGCAATCTGGGCAGGGTCGCGAGGGCGCTGAGGGGAGCGATCGATGCTGA
- a CDS encoding alpha-E domain-containing protein — protein MLSRIAESLFWIGRYIERSDGTARILDVHLQLLLEDPWIDEDTACRSLLSVMGSAPPANVDHVRRDDVLQRLAVDRMNPSSIAYALTAARENARRAREIVSTELWETLNTTNSRMPRRLQSDKVHEFFGWVRERAALAVGVVDSSTSRDEAWQFFTLGRSIERADMTARMLATRSLTEASGPSWTTILRSCGAYEAYLRTYRGMPSARNAAEFLLLDRLFPRSIIYSIQRAEECMSAIDPRADRVGHSNTVLRALGQIRNDLEYRPISEILSELPQHMQRVQKVTREASEAIRQRFFPTHAEPSWIGEIS, from the coding sequence ATGCTGAGCCGCATCGCCGAGTCCCTGTTCTGGATCGGGCGCTACATCGAGCGCTCCGACGGCACCGCGCGCATCCTCGACGTGCACCTGCAGCTGCTGCTCGAGGACCCGTGGATCGACGAAGACACCGCGTGCCGCTCGCTCCTCAGCGTCATGGGCTCCGCCCCTCCGGCGAACGTCGACCACGTGCGCCGGGACGACGTGCTGCAGCGCCTCGCCGTCGACCGCATGAACCCGTCGAGCATCGCGTACGCGCTCACCGCCGCGCGCGAGAACGCCCGCCGCGCTCGCGAGATCGTGTCGACGGAGCTGTGGGAGACGCTCAACACGACGAACTCACGGATGCCCCGCCGCCTCCAGTCCGACAAGGTGCACGAGTTCTTCGGGTGGGTGCGCGAGCGCGCGGCGCTCGCCGTGGGCGTCGTCGACTCGTCGACGAGTCGCGACGAGGCGTGGCAGTTCTTCACGTTGGGTCGCAGCATCGAGCGGGCGGATATGACGGCGCGGATGCTGGCGACGAGGTCGCTGACCGAGGCATCCGGGCCGTCGTGGACGACGATCCTGCGGTCGTGCGGTGCTTACGAGGCGTATCTGCGCACGTATCGGGGCATGCCGAGCGCGCGCAACGCGGCGGAGTTCCTCCTGCTGGACCGGCTCTTCCCGCGGTCGATCATCTACTCGATCCAGCGGGCCGAGGAGTGCATGAGCGCGATCGACCCGCGCGCCGACCGCGTGGGCCACTCGAACACGGTGCTGCGGGCGCTCGGGCAGATCCGCAACGACCTCGAGTACCGGCCGATCAGCGAGATCCTGAGCGAGCTGCCGCAGCACATGCAGCGCGTGCAGAAGGTGACGCGCGAGGCATCCGAGGCGATCCGTCAGCGGTTCTTCCCGACGCACGCCGAGCCGAGCTGGATCGGAGAGATCTCATGA